AATAAATTGCTGTTCTGCTGATTTTTAGCTAAATAAATGTGTCCGAGATCGGTgacaattttaaaataacactGAAATGCTTTTAATGTGTGTTTCAATAAAGCGCATGATTATCTTACAAGATTAATATTATCAGCGGTGCAGAGAATTTACTACGGAGATCAGAGCACTCAGTCACTGCTGCGCTGCCACGGCTCATACCTGCCACCTGCTGGCCATTCGAGGAACTGCAGCTCAGGAAAAGTGATGCAGttctgggggggagggggggcagagaccCCCCATCCCAAATCCTCTTCCCATCTCCTCCATTTACATTGCAAGATGTCATTCCCCTGTCAGAAATTATAACTTGCTCACGCTTCAAGTGTCAGCAGCCGCAGTAAAGATTGTCAAAAATGCTCACTCAAAGGAAGCCAAAGAGAAGAAGGAGCTAATGGGATTAGAGATATCATTTAATATTGTCACCCAGCGGATGGAGGATGCTCAAGTGGGTGGCAAATCGTGTCGGGAGTGCAGTCAGTCAAAGCCTATTTGTGGCTGTGCATGTGCACAGCTGGAACACATCACTTAACCAGTGATCTGCTGGGCAGCTAGCCTACCAGCCATTAGGCAACCTACAACTCCCAGCACCAACAGCCAGCCTAATGATGGGATCCGAAGTCTACAAACACCTGGAGTGAGAGACTGACTGCCTGGAAGGTGACTCACAGAACATTTACTGGaggttatgttttaaaaaaaaacagttctgaATGTGGCGCAGTCTCCATGGAAACCAACGGAATGTTCCCAGCTGATTGCGTCAAATGTATCATTCTGCAATTTTGCTCTTGGAcggaattattatttacatggGGAGTAAATCAGTCTcagttgtacattttttaataaaaacaaatattggtaTTACcgttttaattaaacattgtatatattattttgatattattaatattatagaaAAACTTTTGATATATTACTTAtatttgtaaaacttttttttttatttcgccCCAGCAGTTACtagaattataaattaaatctaTATAATGAATACACGATAACCTTTTAAATGCCTCCCTTAACCCATCTAATGTCAAATTCAAATTTACgaaatattttgatttgtgcCAATTTATCATcacatattttaaccctttggttcATTAAATGGCTTTGCACATGCAATGTATGGGTGCAGAGCGCCATGTGTCCGTGTATTAATTCATCGAAATGGGGTATCAGCACATAACCACAGCCTGAGAGCCATTAATCACTAAATACAGTCCACTGCGGCCACTAAAGGGTTACACCCACCTGGGGATAGCTGGGAccaaatatactttataaacTTATAAATCAAAAGGGATAAAATTGCAACACTACTATAGGGAATGTATGTGATTAAAGATCAAAAAGCAAtggtatatgtataatgtatatgttgttatataaaaattatatatatatttgtatcttggaatatggtatttattgttatacattttaaagtataaaatatataaatttatataaacataacttaaaatattatatgtgcatgtatatataccgtatattcatgtatacacatataatgtTGCTAAATAGGTGACAGCTACACGCATAAACATatagtacaaatatatatatagtatatatagtgtatatatatatatatatatatatatatatatatatatatatatatatatatatatatatatatgtatatatagtacaaACGAAATAattagaaagaaagaagaaataattattttcttttgctatttaattttattgaacaAGTTAAAAGTTCTCACCAAAGTGCTTGAAGCCGGTTTATAATAACACCTTGTGTACATtttgtacattaaatataaaataaaacatagtcatcattatatacatttacaagtagtaattacaattaaaaagaaacaggatgaaatgtatgtttacatgAAATCTTAACCCTTTGGCAGCCACGGGAGCTGCTAATACATGCAGTAGGCTGCTTACCTCAGTCATTTACACGAAGAAAATCGTTTCattaatgaaaatgataaattatatgtatataatgaataaataataatattacatcgTGATAACACGAACGAATTACCCATTGTTTTTCAACAATGACAATTACATACAGTCTCTAATTTCCTATTTACCCTGAGAGCAAAATGGATGCAgaataaaaagatttattttttttgtttttttttcaatccttttttgtctttttggaaaaaaaagggttCCAGGAAGTGTGTCTGGACATatccaaaaatacatatatacattacaaatattacatatatttttgcaaCTTTTAACCCCTACATGGGGTAACTTGTCAAATGATTCCCCTTGTGTCGACCAGACAGGAGAGGAGTTTTTATTATAACTCCTAACAATTCGAATAAAATAATCAGATTTTAGAAATGATTTCTATTTCACTGTGGGCTGATATAGGAaattgtagatttttttaaaaagatttatagatatatatatctcgaagaatcagaaaacattttacattcctTACAGGTCAACAGAGAGCAGGGACTAGCGGGACTGCTCCCTGTTCACTATGTTTGGGGTGCACTGTTGAGTATTCACTCACATTGCACAGTATCGGTTGATTCTGGCTCTAATCAAAGTCCAATTAGCCAGTTTGTAAATAAGATAATCACATAGACTTCTCCTCTTTTTGACGGACCTTTGTCCTCCTTTCAACTGACCCATTTTGACCCTCCCCACCCTTCTCTGTGGAGTTGGGGGCTCTCCTTCCTGCTTGGACCCATTTTGCTGAAGAATATTGGAAGTTCTTGGGTCCTCCATCGATGGGATCTCCATTCACAGCTTGGAGATTTTATAAATGGGGGGCATAGAATGCAGGGGCCCCATAAGACTGGGAGCCCAACACAAACGGTGATAGGACAGCAGGGCCAGGCAGGAAAGGCAGCTGGGCAGTACACATGAGTCCACTGGCTGTATGGGTTGGGTAGCTTGGGTGCCCATGCATGGCTAGTGGGTTCCCCATAGGGGGAGAGTGACTTAGGGGACTAAGCCCACCTCCCATGCCTGCTCCCCCAGACCCACCACCTCCATGGCTGGACCCCCCTGTGGGGGCACTGGTATCTGCCCCAGGGTTCTGCTTCTTCCACTTGGTCCTTCGGTTTTGGAACCAGATCTTGACTTGGGTTTCGGTCAGGCTGAGGGACAGAGCCAGGTTGAGTCTCTCGCACACGGACAGGTACCTGGTGGACTTGAACTTGTTCTCTAGCGCCACCAACTGTTCATAAGTGAAAGCGGTGCGAGCTCTCCTGGGCTTACCCGATTTAGAATCCGAACCAGTCCGCTTTCTCTTGGGCTTGCCATGCTggttctgctgctgctggttggATTGACTTTGGTTCTTCCCAGCTGCCTGCTGCTGGTTTCCCCCAGAAGAGTTGATACCTGCCATGGAGTCTTCACCCTGAGCAACCCCTCCATTAGGATCTCTCTCTGCTGTCCCCAGAGCTGTGGAGCTGCTGCTCTCCTCACTGCAGAATTCTTCATCTTCCTCATCTTCATCTTCCTCCAAATCACTACCTGCTCCGGGGCTGAAATCCTGGTTCTGACACTCGTCTGCAGTCTGCTGATAGACTTCTCCATTCTCTGCAAACATAAGGACCACAATTAGAGACCTCAAGAACTTCACCGAATCTCAAGAACATAGATCTCACATGTAATGAAATGGCTGTAGATAGATCATCTTCCTTCATGGAAAAGATGAATGCTCTTCATGAACCTCAATATAACCACATGAATACGCTATAAAGGACAGGGCAGACAGGAGGACCCCAGCACCCAACCGCAACCCAAGTtacatcagcaaaaaaaaaataatacaattattactCTTTGATTTTTCTTTATAGTAGCAAGAAATCTGTTGAATGCATGATTTTTactaaaacaacatatttttgtttaattttaggCAGATTTgtactttacatatttttgcaacatagtttatttaatgtataataatttatttttctcgcTTCTGCAATCAGAATGAAGTTTGGCTTCTCTTACGTGATAAAGCgaaggagaaaaaatatatttattcgtTCAACTTGAAATcccaataaaatacaatttgtaaaAACCTTCAGTCTCTAAAATTGTCGGTAAGTACGCTCACTGTTGAATATTTGGATATTCTCAaagatttagtttttttcttatatttatctCAATTTCAAAATGTAGTTCTTACATTCCTGAATTACCGGATGGTGTAATTGCCTAAATTCGCTTTATTATCCCTAAAATCTGAAAAATGTCCGACCTCCCACGATTAAAACACAGAACGTGGGTTTAATATTCTTAGTTCTTTTATATATTCgacataatatattttcaaacaatTCTTTATATTTCTTGGGAAaggtttgaggggaaaaaagtgaaaaaaaatagttttttacttttttttaaaacggtTACTATGATGGTTTGGCAATAAAAGGCGATGTTATAAACATTGTGTGAACAAAAAAATTCACACGTTCCATGAACAATTAATTCATTTACCACACCAAGAAAATAGAgttcccaaaaaaatatttcccaaaatatgtgcttcttttttgtatttattattattttttttattattatttttttgtctccccaaagaaaaaatagttacccatttagtttttcttattttttctgactctatatattattattttcctaaaaCCTTTGAAGCTGTAGCTAGATAAATAAATTaccaataagtaaaataaaaacgatAAATAAATTGGTAACACTTTATGATGCAGTAcgtttttacttaattttatattctctctccatatatacataatgtcaGCAACAACAagtttatatacatgtatgtatttacacatttttgtattgtgctttcttaattaattatataacaGCTTAAAAAGTAGATTATATATGAACTAAAGATCCACAATATATGTAAATTTGCACATTtcgttttctttaatttgatTTGTAATCATTTCGTCATCATCAATATTTAGAACCCCAACAACTCTTAGAAACCATTTTAGAACTGTTTGCTGCCCTATGGTATCTAGTAGTTCGGTGGCCATATGGCAGTGGGGCGGTTATCCTtgataaattaaccctttgatcacTTCAATCACTCTTTAGAACctatagaggaaaaaaaaacccctagaaatccttttttaatttttttttaaacttcaacTCCAGCTCCTTGTTGGAGACTATATATTCTGTAGATAGTGACAATTTCCCATGAATTGTCTTGATCTGTATTTCAGCTCCCTGTCCTATAAGATCCATAGCATATACATGGTTTTCTCCTGAAACTGGAAGCCATTCCAGCAGGGGATCAATTGGCTTCTTGCATGAATGCTCACTTAGGGAAAACACGTGTTATGGGCTGCCTGTGTGCAGTGTACCTACAAGCAATCACACATTGCTGGGGACTGCAACTCTCATCACGTGCAGCCATGGCATTTATGGACTATAGTAATTGGAGTAACACATGTTGAGGCTGTCTGCTCCTTCGCAATcaataaaaaattgtttacagtAACCAGCGAACCTCTCCAAATATAAGAACCTAATCAGCTTGTCAATCAAAATCATATTTTctcatatatatttgttttcattttgtttaatagaataaattttttttttttactataaatgtGTTTCTTGGGCAAAAACACTTCTCTTATATCTATggagtaaaaaatattatatcctAAACAGAAATAATTGTGTTATACCCtaagtaacataattacaaatgtAGTTATTGAATATTTgattaattcaatattttaaatgtaatgtttttttaattttcatgggtaaaattattttaaaacttgCACTCATATACAAGAAGGAGAAAGTCATCTAGTTGCACTAGGGTTATTCATTTTACCCAAGCGTGTTTTTATATATCAGTTATTTTTAGGCAGATTTTCctgcttaaaatatattaatttttaatctatttattttttgaaaaatacattatttaatctCATTAGCTGTCAATACCTACATTTTATCTATTAAAATGATgacttttataaatgtaaaaagcttGGTCTAATTGAACTTTGTTGAACtttttgcattatattttgGGTAGTATTTCAGCTAACAAATCTAAAATGTGTCTAATCTAAAAAAGAAACGAAGATATTTTAGAGTTAAACAAACAATGTTTGTGATAATTCACatcagaattatatatatatatatatatatatatatgtatatatatatatatatatgtatatatatatatatatatatatatatatatatatgtgtgttcagACCTTCAAATAACCAGAAAACCAGATAAAGTATTAGAAAATATGACGCTTCACTTGATTTCTTATGACGTCTTCCCATGTTAGTGATGAAATCTGAGTGATCTGTGCATAAAACAGGTGGCTTTGCGAGCAAAGTTATCTAAATTCAGGATCATTGATAGAACTCATGGAATTATGTctaaaagtaaattaaattacACACAAAAGACAATATGAGGCTGAGTGTATGCTCCTTATCCTTTTAATattctaattttaaataataatgtcttatccaatattaaatatatttaatatttttactttgtgaCACACATCGTTTTTGATGCTGACTTATAGatcaactttatatatatatatatatatatatatatatatatatatatatatatatatatatatatatatatgtgtgtgtgtgtgtatgtgtgtgtgtgtgtgaacatatcattttaaattcttttaatatgaactttaaaaaaatatttttttttaaatatatattatggatGATAATACACAGGCAcaattctatctatctatatgtatataataacaaaCAGACATTACATATAATGTGTAAATGCTCATTTATGTAAATTCTTGGTGAGAAGGTGGCATATTTGGaccaaaaaagcaatttcttcCCTGGGTCGAATGCAATTCTGGATCAATAGTTGCCCTAATAAGTTTAATAGGTTTTAATCGAGTAATTATCCGAATTTTGACCCTATAATTTAGATGTTAGAAGAGAGTTTGCAAGCTGCCTGAAAGAGATATGCACAATTCGATAATAGGATATCGACCCATGGCAGTCTGGGGGGACCCCCCCATCATCAGGCTTCTTTACTCTGCTAAGCACATTTTTGCCTTAAATGTAATCGAAAgaatttaattgtttttccaGAGATAACCAGCATTTTGTCACAATTAGTCTGATTTGTCCTAAGAAAGccaaagggagagagagaaaattgaATCTGTCGCCTCAGGCAACAGTAGCAAACAGGAGAGGTGTCCTGGGCATCTTAGGaggatattaaccctttattgcaATGACAAGACAGTTAGagcccccatacaccactgacTATATAAACAGTCCctcatttctaaatatttatcaCTGTTCTATTCCATAAAGTTACAATAACAATGGGaaactagatttttttctacaaaaagaagaaaaaaccctACAAACCAGCAATAATGGAGTTGGAATTAAATCCAAGAATGAATAATCTGACATCTCACTAAATTTAtactaaaacataacttttaatagTACAACTAAaaccgaaaaaaaaacaaaacaaaaaacaggactgtaCAGTGACATTTGAACATGCATCCAACTCTAAATCTGTATTAACTGTTTTAATATATTGACCACGGTGTTATTAGAAACAAAagagcaagattttttttaaaaaaaaaataaaaaaataatgtaaaattagaGATTCTTCCCTTTTTGCAAATTCTGATGTTGAGGACCTCGGTGTCTTTACAAGCAACAGACACAAGAAGTATACAAAACCCctaattttcattttcatttaattttttgagaTTCTTTCCTATGTTGaccaattgtacagcgctgcggaatatgatgacgccatataaaataataatacaaataatattaataataacaatgtaaataaaaataacagacaGAAACAGTAGATCAAATCTTGTGCCCCCCCAAGGAACTATGAataggatttttattttacattgacaGTAATGTAAGTCATTTGGCAGAGAGGTTTCTGAATGCATGGTTTAAGTGtcctgtgtgtatataaatgcagTGTATTAATATCACTGTAGCCTTACTTCTAAAAAGCTTACTGGCTACATAACCCCCAAAAAACCTTAGACATCTGAAACTAGGAAAACAAGAGTTATGTTTCTTCAAAGCTCGATATGtgctctagaaaaaaaaaaagggcttctCTTATTATAAGCAATTTATTAGAAACCAAGCTGGGCCACATTAATGTGATGGCCACTGCCTATGttaatgcaaagtttattgttttatacgtTTTATATGAGGTGTCCACCTGATCTACAAGATGCAAACTATGTGGCTTGTAACTTACTTAAGATGTCTGTGGACTTTTTGCAGCTGTCAAAGTCTTCTAGAAAGGGTTTCTGGTTAGCCAGGTCTGTCCCCTGCTCTTCTTGCTTGTCCTCACCCCGATGTATGTAGTCAGTTTGGGGCTTGTACACTACATTGCAGTGTCTCTGTTTGCTATTGAACTTGTTAGGGTCCAGGATGTCCAGTACAGAGAAAGAAGTAGTTCTGTGGACTGCAGGTCCCACCACTCCTTCTTGTCCCGGGGTATTGCTGCTCTGGTTGTCCCCTTGTCTGCTGTCCCTGGGACATCCATAGACAGGCATTTCGTTAGCAGACAGTCTCTGGTCCCCATGGTTTTCCATCTTTTCTCCGTGAACACTGCAGGGTCCAGCCTCCACCACCACTGCTGCTTGAGCTGCTGGTATCGAGAGGTCCACTTGAGCCTTGTCTCTGCTCACATTCATTGCTCAGTGACTCTTCTCCCTTGCAGGACTGTCTCTTTCAAAGACAAACTTCAAGGATCCTTTACAGCCTTAAAGCCCCCTGCACCACCCTCTGGGCATAGCACCAATCATCTGGagataaataatgaaatcaaagtggATATGGTCCTCTCAGTGCTGTGGTTCTTGCACTTGTGAGCTGCACGGATACAGGACTTCAGCAAGTGATGCTCTTGTCTGTGAAGGCTCCTCCAACTTGCCTCCTGTCTTCTTTCCCCCCAACCTCACAACTGTCCCTACACGAGCAACCTCATCCAGTGGTGTTTAGGAGTCCATACCACGTCCTGGGATGTAATTGGCTGCCAGTGAATATTCTGCCCTTGGAGGTGTGTGATGTCCTAGCACCAGGAGGCCAGTgaagtgtgtgagagagcagagAACAGTGATACAGAGGACTTACATCAGCTCTGCTTCAGCAACACACCTCCACTCATCTGGAAAACATCTAAATAGCCTTATTTGGTAAAAGTGGGAGGTGACTgaggggggaggaggggggCTTTTAAATAATTGCAGGTTCAATATAAAGAATTTTTAGAGAAAATGAGTCCATGAGATGAGATAGCCTAAGCCTTAGTAACAAGTGACTTAATGGATTATAACAGTTAGTgttacaaaaatacacattttgacacttttaaCATATGAGACCACGGCTGACTCTGACTTATTACACCTGATACCCACTGTGTTGTTGGAGATAATTATGATGCACAATGAAATACAGTTTATGGTAGAAAGAACACTCAGTTTAACTCAGATGCACATTTTTCATGAAAATAGGGGGAGAAAAGTGTTTTCATACAAAAGcatcatattacattttactgtagaagtaaaaaaatatataagagaatatatatatatataaataatataatatataatattcatattCATTCATATGTTAtacattgtgtgtatatatataacaatataacaatacaacattttaaatatgtaaaactgAAATTTCAAATCAAATGACtggaattaataataaaaacaattataataacaataataatcatagtaataataatagtaatacaactaataaaataataataataataacaataataatcatagtaataataatagtaataaaacgaataaaataataataataataataataataataataataattattattattattattattattattattattattattattattattattattatgttaaaaggctgtttgtaaattaaaatcacCCTAAaaactagaaagaaaaaaatccttttttttcttttttctcccttgCGAGCTGCTGACATACAAGGACGGATTTTGTAATTATCGCAGGCAATGATCCTTTGGAGAGCAGAAATTAAAAGTTGTGAAGAATAATAGGTAGAACAATCAGCTGTAATTTTGGTAGGGGTGGGACATGATTAGCCCATCACAGGGCTGAGCCCAAGGGAGCTGCTGGGGACAGCATGGGAAAGAAAGCCTTCCCTTGGCCATGGAGCAGCAATCACTCACCACAACACCAAGCCTGCCCTCCACCGCTTTATTGTGGGTTTATCTTCTTCATATTATAAATCACTTacaagggggagaggggggtaagATATTTCATCTCTGATCATTTCTGGGTAATTACATTCTGCAAAGATGATTCCCAAATCTTATACTTCACCAAAGCACAGACATGACTAAATTACACaacttatttatataaaaaggatgttttctttttagtctttttttaaaagtaacatcTGTTTTTTGCCGTGaaatgtaagggttttttttttttagaattgccTTAAAAATTAACAAAGTAACATTTCTTTTGCGTGTtaactgaaataataataaaaaatattaaaatgtaggtTAATTtaatatccatctatctatctatctatctatctatctatctatctatctatctatctatctatctatctatctattcagATGACTTTATGGACAAATACTCGAAAGGCTGAAATACATTCCCTTTTTCTACAACAATTGAATAatcaaatcattttaaataatataaaacctatgcatttttatgttattgcaaagcttattaaaaatgcattgttttggtTTCCAGTGCTGTTGCTCAGCATCCTggcaatcaaagggttaaacccacGTGTCCTGATTTTAATTTCCATTTGCAACCCTTCCTCAGCTAATCATCTATACATCTCTATTTAAATCACTCCAGACATATATAGAGGGGCAGTTTAAACAGACAAATTCTTATCGTCCATTCATAGATGTACTTAGACCCCCACTATATTGATcaacagataaaaaaacagcaatattgGGGATATTTgaaaaaccaaaccaaaaacaTAGCTTTCTATAGAAGAGGTGTATGGAAGCGATACAAAGATGTCCTACTGCTTCTAATCACAATTGATTGTCAATTATAGTCTCATTTGCGCCATACCCCTCCAGATGCCATTCCTGGTTATCTGTTAACCGCAAGCATAGCGCTGAGAATTTAGCTGCAGATCACTTCTGACAGGTAATATCTTTCTTATCCCAGGCAGATgaccatttttttcctgttaaaaAGAGTCATTTCCATCTGATTCTTTTCCTTGATAAATTTACATTTCGTTTTCCAACTATTGATTGGTAATCACTGATTTTGGAAATGGGTACTTTCTGCACAGAGAGGGGGATCAATAAAGAGAGCCAGAGCCCCTCAATGCAGATCATTGTGGCTACAGGTTAAAATCCACAACATACTTCCAgcctatatgtgtgtgtgtgtgtgtgtgtatggtttgctctaggtaatatatatatatatatatatatatatatatatatgtatagtatatatatagcatatatagtatatatatagcatatatatagtatatatagtatatatatatcgcatatatatatatatatatatatatagtatatctttctatctatctatctatctatacatacagtatatatatatatattacctagAGCAAACCAGTGATTTATCATCCATACTGAATATAAACCATGGAGCTGTTTCCAGGGTGAGATCATATTGTCTACAGGAATGATCAGATTGTCTgtgtattttcttatttaacaGACTCTTTAAACACATCAGTCTATAGGAACTGACAGGCACTCTCATTTGTACTGCAACTGCTATCATCCTGAGCCAAATGTGTGCTCATTCACACATCTCAGCTGTGATGTGGGACAGATTTTCCAGCTTGGTGAAGGCTGGTGGGGCTTTTGGGTCTAGCACCCCCTAGAGGTCAGTGGACTGTACAAAACATCACTACCAGCTTGGAGCCTAAGAGGAGAAATCCAGGACTAAGACTTTCATCTAATAGAGAAACTTTATTTTAAGAAGTGAGCTCAGCATAACAAACACAGCCTCTGTGATGGTGGGTGTgatgagaagggagagaaagtCTTGGCAGAGCATTGATGGTGTCCGTCAGCACTAGTGTCACAACCACCAGCCCTGTCTttaagttcaacccttctacctttccttcctgcttttgatccaaacgaagccaaaaaaaacccaattacGCTGTTTTGTCAGATTTTTATGTAGTAGACGGCTGCTGTCAAACATT
The DNA window shown above is from Spea bombifrons isolate aSpeBom1 chromosome 1, aSpeBom1.2.pri, whole genome shotgun sequence and carries:
- the NKX1-1 gene encoding NK1 transcription factor-related protein 1, producing the protein MNVSRDKAQVDLSIPAAQAAVVVEAGPCSVHGEKMENHGDQRLSANEMPVYGCPRDSRQGDNQSSNTPGQEGVVGPAVHRTTSFSVLDILDPNKFNSKQRHCNVVYKPQTDYIHRGEDKQEEQGTDLANQKPFLEDFDSCKKSTDILKNGEVYQQTADECQNQDFSPGAGSDLEEDEDEEDEEFCSEESSSSTALGTAERDPNGGVAQGEDSMAGINSSGGNQQQAAGKNQSQSNQQQQNQHGKPKRKRTGSDSKSGKPRRARTAFTYEQLVALENKFKSTRYLSVCERLNLALSLSLTETQVKIWFQNRRTKWKKQNPGADTSAPTGGSSHGGGGSGGAGMGGGLSPLSHSPPMGNPLAMHGHPSYPTHTASGLMCTAQLPFLPGPAVLSPFVLGSQSYGAPAFYAPHL